CCACCAGGCCCAGTCGATCGCCGCCCTCGTCCACGGTTTCCGCACCCATCGCCCGCATCTCGCGCTGCCCGCGGTCATCCTCAACCGCATCGCCAGCCCCCGTCATGAGGACATTCTGCGCAAGGCACTCGGTAACCTGAATGTAACCGTCCTGGGGGGCGTGCCGCGCGATAGGGCGCTGCAATTGCCGAGCCGGCATCTGGGACTTGTCCAGGCGAGCGAACATGAAGACCTGAAGTCCTTCCTCGACCGCGCCGCCGACAACGTCGCCGCTCATATCGATATCGGCGTACTTCAGGGGCTGGCGCGGCCCATAGCCCCGGCGGCGCCACTGAATGTGCTGGCACCCCTCGGCCAACGCCTGGCGATCGCGCATGACGAGGCCTTCGCTTTCCTCTATCCGCATCTTCTCACCGGCTGGCGCCGCGCCGGCGCCGAATTGTCGTTCTTCTCGCCGCTTGCCGATGAGGCGCCCGCACCTGATGCCGACGCGATCTTCCTGCCGGGCGGTTATCCCGAGCTTCATGCGGCGCGCCTCAGCCGAGCGGCGACTTTTCTGACCGGCCTCAGGGACGCAGCCGCGAAGGACCGGCTGATCTATGGCGAGTGCGGCGGCTACATGGTGCTGGGCCAGGCCCTCATCGACGCCGAGCACCAGGAACATGCAATGGCCGGGCTTTTGCCGGTGGTCACGAGCTTCGCCAGGCGGAAACTGCATCTGGGCTACCGTCGTCTCGCCCATGAGGGCGCCTTGCCCTTCCCCGCGACGCTGAAGGGACATGAGTTTCATTATTCGACCATTGCCCGTGAGGGCAACGCTTCCGCGCTTTTCGAGGCCCAAGACGCCTCGGGACGCGATCTCGGAGCCATGGGCCTCAGATGCAACCGGGTGATGGGCTCCTATGCCCATGTGATCGCATGAGCATGATGCCGAAAATCGCCCCGAGTTTCCCCTTCTCCCGCTTGCCAAGCCGGAGAAGGGAAAATCTGGTAAGGCCCTGCACGGCTCGACGGCCTCTCCCGCTCAAGCGCGGGAGAGAGGGCGATATTGGAAGGCGCGAGAATGCGCGGGAGCGCTCCCTTGCCTAGCGCCCGCGCCAAAGCCCTGATGCTGATGGGTACCGGATCCGATGTCGGGAAGTCGCTCATCGTCGCCGGCCTCTGCCGCCTTTTCACCGATCGGGGCATGGCAGTCCGCCCCTTCAAGCCGCAGAACATGTCGAACAACGCCGCCGTTACCGTCGATGGCGGTGAGATCGGTCGCGCTCAGGCGCTGCAGGCGCGCGCCGCCCGGATCGACCCCACGGTTCATATGAACCCGATATTGCTCAAGCCCGAGACGACGACCGGCGCACAGGTGATCGTGCAAGGCAAACGCAGCGCGACCGCCACTGCGCGCGCATTCTTCAGATCGCGCGACCAGTATATGCCGGCCATTCTCGACAGCTTCCGCCGCCTCGCCGGCGAAGGCGACCTGGTGATCGTCGAAGGCGCCGGCAGTCCCGCCGAGGTCAATCTGCGCAAGGGCGATCTCGCCAATATGGGCTTCGCCGAAGCGGCCGACATTCCGGTCATCCTCATCGGCGATATCCACAGGGGCGGCGTCATCGCTTCGCTCGTCGGTACCCAGACGATCCTGTCCAATGACGATGCCAAGCGGATAAAAGGTTTTTTGATCAATAACTTCCACGGCGATCCTGAGCTCTTTTCGGAAGGCGTATCTTTCACCGAACAGCGAACCGGATGGCCCTGCCTCGGCATCGTGCCGCATTTCGCCGAGGCGCGCCTCTTGCCGGCCGAGGATGCGGTGGCGCTGGAAAAAGCGGCGGCGATCGGTGGCGGCCAATTCCATATCGTCGTGCCGCGCCTGCGGCGCATCGCCAATTTCGACGATCTCGATCCCTTGAAGCTGGAACCCGGTGTCACATTGGAGATCGTGCAGCCAGGCCGGCCTTTGCCGCGCAATGCCGACCTGGTGATCGTCCCGGGCTCCAAATCGACCATGGGCGATCTGGCCGCCTTGCGCGCGCAAGGCTGGGATATCGACATGGCCGCCCATTGCCGCCAGGGCGGCGCTGTGATCGGCCTGTGCGGCGGGTATCAGATGCTCGGCCGCATGATCCACGACCCGCAAGGGCTGGAGGGACAACCGGGCTCATCGCCGGGCCTTGGCCTGCTCGATGTCGAGACGACGTTGCTGCCCGACAAGACGTTGACGCGTGTCGAGGCGCGCCATGCGGCGAGCGGTCTTGCCGTCGCGGGTTATGAAATCCATCTGGGGTCCACGCAAGGCCCCGATTGCGCCCGGCCTTTCACCCATATCGGCGATCAGCCCGACGGCGCGCGCTCTGCCGATGGCCGTGTGATGGGAACCTACATTCACGGTCTCTTCTCGAGCGATGAGTTCCGTCGCCATTTTCTGGCGAGTCTCGGCGCCGAAGCCGGCACATTCGCGTTCGAGAAGGTGGTCGACGATACGCTCGACAAGCTCGCCGATCATCTGGCGCGCCATCTCGATATCGAGCGCCTGCTCGGCCTCGCCGCTCCGGTGAAGCTCTGACATGTATTTCATCGTCACCGCCCTGGCTTTGCCGATCGAGCGGTTGCTCGGCTATCCGCAGGCGCTCCATCGCGCCATCGGACATCCGGTCGAATGGATCGGCCGCTTCATCGGCTGGCTCGACCGGCGCTTCAATCCGCCGGATCGTCCGGCCTCGCGCGGCGCCGGCGTGCTCGCCCTGTTCGCTTTGCTCCTGGTGACCGGCGCGGTGGCCGCCGGTGTCGCTTTCCTGTTGCGTGCATTGCCTTTCGGCTGGATCGCCGAGGCGCTCGTGGCCACGGCCTTCCTTGCGCAGAAATCCTTGCGCGATCACGTGCAGGCGGTGGCGGACGGTCTCGCGGCGTCGCTCGACCAGGGCCGCCAGGCGGTGAGCCAAATCGTCGGACGCGACCCGCAAGCGCTCGACCGCTCCGGCGTATCGCGGGCCGCGCTCGAAAGCCTCGCCGAGAACGCGTCCGACGGCATTGTGGCGCCTGCCTTCTGGCTCGTAGTGGGCGGGCTTCCCGGCATCGTTCTCTATAAGGCTATCAACACCGCCGATTCCATGATCGGGCATAAATCGCCGCGCCATCTTTCCTTCGGATGGGCCGCCGCCAAACTCGACGACCTCGTCAACCTCCCCTGCTCACGCTTCACCGGCCTTCTGTTCGCGCTCGCCGCGGGCTTCACCCGGCGCGCCAATATGAAAGCCTCCTTCGAAGCGATGTATCGCGACGCCGATCGCCATGTTTCGCCCAATGCTGGCTGGCCGGAGGCGGCACTGGCCGGAGCGCTCGGCATAAGATTGGGCGGGCCCCGCTCCTATGGCGGACGGCATGTCGAACTGGCCTGCATGGGCGATGGCAAGGACGAGCTCGATCAGATCGACATCGAACGCGGCCTCAGCCTCTACGGGCGCTCTTTGACGCTGTTGACGGTTTTCGTCGTGCTGCTGGCTTTGGTTTCTTGAGCGCCAGCGGCAGACCCGCGGCGACAAACACCACTTCGTCCGCCACCGCCGCCAAGGCCTGATTGGCGCGGCCCGCTTCATCACGGAAAGCGCGCGCCAGCGCGTTATCGGGCACTATTCCCAAGCCGACTTCATTGCTGACCAGCACGATCCGACCCTTGAGTTTCGGCAACAGCTCGCAAAGGCGTTGCACTTCACCCGCGACATCCTCGCCATGATACATCAGATTGTTGATCCAGATCGTGATGCATTCGACGAGCACGAAGCTCTTCGGGTGATCGACGGCGCCGAGAGCCTCGGCAAGATCGAGCGGGACTTCCAGCGTTTCCCAGCCTGGCGCGCGCTGCTCACGATGCAGCGCAATGCGCTGGCGCATTTCCTCGTCGATGATTTCGGCGGTCGCCACATAGATGCGCCGGCCCTTGTGATCGCGCGCAAGTGCCTCGGCATGGCGGCTTTTGCCCGATCGTGCCCCGCCCAGGACCAGCGTCACCCGCCTCATGGCTTCACCGGCGGCAATCGGGCGATGAAATGGCCGCGCATCGCTTGCGGCCAGGTCTTGAACGGCACTTCCCCACCGGCGCTTTCACCATGGAGATCGAACCAGGCGAGGATGGCCTCGGCCTCGGCGCGCTCGGGCCGGAAACCGCCGGCCAGATAGCTATAGCGCTCCGTATCCTGCAGCAGGACATTGCAGTGGCGCAGACACGACCACAGGCAGGTCTGGCGGGCGATGATGACGTCGTCGCGCTGCTTCTCGGCGACAAGGCTTTCCATATGGCGCGCCAGGCTCTCGCCGCCGGTGAGCCCATCCGGCCCTTCCCGCTCCTCGACTGAATGGCGACATGTGGTACAGAAGACAATGCGGCGCATGTTGGCCTGATCTGAAATTCGGGGCTTGCCAATATCGCCGCTTCAATGATTGAGTTGAGCCTTCCTGTCAACGCCACGGAGCCTACATGGAATTTCGCCGCCTCGCTTTCGTCGCAGCCGAGGTTCCGCAGGCGCGCCGCGCCATGACGCGTCTGATCAAGCTCTACGGTCAGGCTCCCGCCGAGGAAGCCGATATCATCGTGGCTCTCGGCGGTGACGGGCTGATGCTGCAGGCGATGCATCGCTTCATGTCGTCGGGCAAGGCGATCTACGGGATGAATCGCGGCTCGGTCGGCTTCCTGATGAACGATTTCAGCGAGAAGCATCTGCGTGAGCGCCTGCGCGCCGCCGAGCTCACCTCCGTCCGCCCGCTCAAGATGAAGGCGACCGACCAGACGGGACGCGTTCATAAGGCTGTGGCCTTCAACGAAGTATCCTTTCTGCGCCAGACGCATCAGACGGCGAAGCTCAGGATCTCGATCGACCATCATGTGCGGCTCGAGGAGTTGACCTGCGACGGAATATTGCTCGCCACCCCCGCCGGCAGCACCGCCTACAATCTCTCGGCCTATGGGCCGATCCTGCCAATCAACTCACCGCTTCTCGCGCTGACGCCCATCAGCCCGTTCCGGCCCCGGCGCTGGCGCGGCGCCATCATTCCGCATCAGGCGCAAGTGACGATCGAAAGCCTCGAGGCTGAGAAGCGTCCCGTCGCCGTTGTTGCCGACCATGTCGAAGTGCGCAACATCCGCAGGGTCGAGATCGCCGAGGACCGCAAACGCTCCGCGCGGATTCTATTCGACCCCGGGCACAGCCTCGCCGAGCGAGTTCTCGCCGAACAGTTCCGTTTTTAGGGAACCCTTAAGGAAGCCGCGCCTACACTCACTTCATCGTGAGTTGCGTAGCTGAGTATTGAAGATGCCGGAGCCGATGGCTCCGGCATTTTTGTATTCGGCGGAGACATTTCCAGGATGAGCGCTTGGCCGAGCACGCGGCGCAAAGCGGCATCTGCAGAGTCCGCTGCGCAAGCAAATAGATAGAGCGCCACGGCGAATCCCTTTGGATCGCGCGGCACTCGAGTGCAACAAATTCCGGCCTGAGATGAATTTCAGTCGATGAACTTATGCCGCGCTGACGAGCCCTTCACGCAGGCGACTGGCGATGACGCGCACGCGATCGCTCGAATAGCGGCCGACGATATCGAGATACTTGGCACGTTCCGCCGCCGACATCGCGCCGTCACCGGTCATGATCTGCTCGATGAGCCGGCGGCCGAAGCTTTCATCGCTCAGTATGCGCTTGGCGTCGCGCAATTCGCGCTCCACTTGCCCCGCGGCGCGCAGAAGTCCGATGCAGGTTTGCGGCAGGCCGGAGCCCCGATAGAGCGAATTGAAGGCGGATGAGCCGCCATAGAGCGCGTCCTGTGCCTTGGCCAGCGAAACATTGGCGAGATGCGCCATCGCGACTTCGACGATACGCATATTGCCGGCGCATGCCGAACGCATGATGATCGAGGCGTTGAGCATGTTGCGGCTGGTCATGAAGCGGATGAGAGACGGCAATTCCAGGTCATTGGCGCTGTCGAGGATCTGCAGGATCGCGCGTTCCTCTGCATCGGCCACCATGTCGGCGGCGTCATTGGCCGGCACCCAGCCGCGCTCGGCCATCAGCTGATGCACCTGGTTGGAGGCGCGCTTGGCCTGCAGGACGCGGATATCGAGCGGCAGCGTATCGAGCGCCAGCAGGCGATCAATGATCTCCTGCACCCGGCCGAAGCGGGCATAGAGGATGCGGCAGTTGCGCTCGGAGAGCGTGCACTGAGCGTTGTCGAAGAGCGCTAGGCAGGCCGCAATATCGGCCTGGGTGGCGATTTCCTTGATGACGTCGTCATCGAGATCGGGGCGCTGAGCCAATGTGACCTGCCGCGCCGTGTCGCCGACGCGCACAATGCTGCGCATCTTCCAGTGATCCAGCGCCGGGGTTTCGGCGAGGAACGCCAGAGCGATGTCGTCGTCATCGGCGACGATGCTGAACAGGATGTCGCCATGGAGATACCGGGCGGTGACGAGCGTCTCGGCGAGAACGCGGCGCACTTCCTTGACGGGATCGGAGGCAAGCTTCAGCAGGCTCGGCACCACGCAGTCGCGCTCGTTTTCCGGCGCTTCGGCATCATTGACGAGGCCGGCGAGTTCGACGGCGAGCTGCATGCGCGCTTGCACGTCTCCGGTTTCGACGATCATGTCGAATATGCTGACATCGAGCCCAGGCTGGCCTTTCATGGAAGAATCCCACTTACTGCTATCCGAATCCTAAAATTGTCAGCTAACCACTAAGAAACGGTTTACCATGACAACCGAGCCGTAAGAGCGGCTTAGGGGGAGTTCTCGCCGATTCCGGCGATTTTGGCACAGATTGATCCGTGTGGCGGTCAGCCCGGCGCGCCCGGCTTGACGGCGCCCTCCTCGGCCCGAGCCTGCGCGGCGACCGGCGTCGTCATCGGCCCGGCCTTCAGAATATCGCCGGCCGTCGCCTTGATGTCGGTCGGGCGCTGCTGACGCCGCCACAGGGCATGCACCGCCATGATCACATAGATGACGGCCATGAAGGTCATGAAGCCGGACGAGCCCAGATACTGCATGAAGAAACCGGCGATCGAAGGCCCCGCCATGGCGCCGGTGCCATAGAGCAATACGAGCTTGCTCGAGGCGCCGAGCATCTGCTCCTTCGCCATATGGTCGTTGGCATGCGCGATGACCAGCGAATAGATCGGCAGAGCGATGGCGCCGAAGATAGTGAAGAGACCGATGAGCATGGTCGGCGATATGCCCGCGGCCGGGATGGAGATGAGCGCTATCGCCGCGGCGACGGCGCTCAGGATCATGATGATGCTGCGCCGGTCATAGCGGTCGGAGAGAAGCCCCGCCGGATATTGCGAGACGATGAGGGCGAGCGGGGGCAGCGCCATCATCAGGGAGACCAGCGACAGCGGCAGGCCCTGCATCAGCGCATAGACCGCCCCCATGCTGAAGAACGCGCTTTGCGCGAGGCCACTGGCGAGCGTTGCCACGATCGCCAGGGGCGAGGAGCGGTAGATCTCGGCGATCGTCACCGAGCGGGTTCCGGCGAGGCTCGGCGTCTCCGAGCGCATGAGGGTCAAGGGCAGCATCGCTATGGACAGCAACGCCGACACGATGATGAAACGCGAGAAGCCGGAGGAATCCGCCACATTGAGCAGGAACTGGCCAAGGCCCATCGCCGCATAGGTGACGATCATGTAGATCGAGAGCAGCTGGCCGCGGTTCTTGTTGGTCGAGGCTGAGTTGAGCCAGCTTTCGCACACGATGAAGAGGCCCGAAGTGCACAGGCCCGCCACGAAGCGCATGAGGAACCACCAGATCGGGTCGATCCACAGAGGAATGAGCAGCACCGCGGTCGAGACGACCGAAGCGAAGGCGGCGAAGACACGGATATGTCCGACGCTCTGCACGATGCGCGGCGTGACGATGGAGCTGAGCAGAAGTCCGGCGAAATAGCCGGACATGATGAGGCCGGTGGTCGCGGCATCGAAATTTTCAGCACTCGCCCGGACACCGACGAGTGAGCCGTGCAGACCGTGGCCCAGCGACAGGATGGTGACCGCGAGGAGCAGCACCCAGACCGAGCGCAAACCGGCAACCATCAAACCCCTCCGCTATGTCGCATAAGGCCTAGTGCACGGAGATTGTGAAGGGATTGTGCCGCCGGCTGGAGAAATCAGAGCAGACCCACCTGCTTCAGCTTGAATTCGAGGAGATCGCGGTCGAAGGGCTTCAGGAGAAATTCCGCGGCACCTTCGATGATGGCGCTGCCGATTTCATCCGTATTGGCCTTTTCTGTATAGACGAGCACCACAGGCTTGCGGCCATTGGCGGCACGGCGCACGCGCTTGACGAATTCGCCGGCGCTCATGCTGCCGATCCGGTCAGCCGTCACCACGACGTCCGGAGAATTGGCGCGGCACAGCTTCAGCGCCGCGTCGGCCGACGCCGTCTCGGACATGTCGAAGCCGTACTGTCCGAGCAGCCGGCTGAGTTCCTGCCGCTCTTCGTGATCCTCATCGACAAGCAGACATTTCGTCATGTCGATTATTCCTTCCAAACGCATCCGTAACCAGCCCTTTTAGCCTTGAGTCAGTCCTGCGACTCCGGTGGTTAATGCGTCGTTAACAGACTTTCCACAGCCGCAGACGTCAGGAAAATTCATGTTTTTTCAATGCGTTAGATTTCCACGCGCGGAAGTTATCCACAGGGTCAGCTCCACACTCTGTACGGGCTTTTCGGGAGACTCGCTGCGCGACTCAGGCGCCGGCCTTAACAATCTTTGATTGTAATAACCTCGCTTGGGCACCGCACCTTGAGAAATTGACTTAACGTTATAATCTAATAGACGGGATCATATCGGGGGTGGCCTATTGTAAGGACGCATCACTGACGATCGCCTTCCCGGCCCTTTGCAAGATCGAGTGCCAACGGCCTGCAGACGGCGATGCGGCGCAGGCGCATTAACCGATCGCATCGCGATCAGGCGATCGGGCAACTCGCTGCCCTTCCCATAAAGACGGATACGGAGACCGCGCTCCATATCTGGACGACCACTCTGGAGCTGGCGGAACAGCACGCCCTAGCCGCTTACGACGCCGTCTATCTCGAGCTCGCGATCAGGCGGCGGCTCCCTCGCCTCGCTGGACAAGCAACTGATCGAGGCTGGCCGCCAAGCGGGGCTTCCCAATCTGTAACGCACCCCTTGTCCGAAAGCACGAACTCGGGGCAGTACACATCCGTCCGGCGATGCTTTAGGTAAAGGTCAAACGGAGGCCAGCATGCCCGGACTGTGGTTCGAAGAATTCGAGATCGGCAAAGTGTACAGCCATTCCATCACGCGCACCGTGACGGAAATGGACAATATGATGTTCTCCTGCCTGACCATGAACCCGCAGCCCCTCCATATCGACCGGCATTTCTCCGCCCGGACCGAATGGGGCCAGCCGCTCATGAACTCGCTCTTCACGCTGGGTCTGATGATCGGCATTTCGGTCAATGAGCTCACTCTGGGCACGACCATCGCCAATCTCGGCATGACCGATGTGAAGTTTCCCGCCCCGCTGTTCCAGGGCGACACGGTGAACGTCACCACCGAAGTAATAGCCAAGCGCGAAAGCAAGTCGCGGCCGGAGGCCGGCATCGTCGATTTCCATCACAAGGCCTTCAAGCAGGACGGTACCCTCGTCGCCGAGTGCCGCCGCCAGGCCTTCATGCGCAAGCGTCCGGCCTGAGCCCGCCATGCGCTCCTTTCTCTTCGTTCCCGCCGACAGTGAAAAGAAGCTTCGCAAGGCGCTCGGCGGCGCCGCCGATGCGGTGATCCTCGATCTCGAGGACTCCGTGGCGCTCGCCGACAAACCCAAGGCGCGCGCCCTCGCCCGCGAGGTGCTCGCCGCGCCGCGCGGCAGCATGAAACTCTTCGTGCGCGTCAATGCGCTGACCACCGGCCTCACCGGTGACGACCTCGACGCCGTCACGGCGGCGGCACCTGACGGGCTCGTGCTGCCCAAATCGGAATCGGGCGCCGACGTGAAACGCCTCGTCGAAATGGCCGGGCTTCCTGTTGTCGCCATCGCCACCGAGACGGCCGCCTCGCTGTTCAATCTCGGCACCTATGGTGATTGCGGGCCTGAGCTTCTGGGCCTGACCTGGGGCATGGAAGATCTCGCGGCCGCCTTGGGCGCGCAAGCGAACCGCGATGCGCTAGGCCGGCCGACCGGTCCCTATGAGCTTGCCCGCACGCTCTGCCTCATCGGCGCCCGCGCCGCGGGCGTCGAGCCGATCGATGCCGTCTATGCCAATTTCCGCGATCTCGCGGGCCTCGAGGTCCAATGCCATGACGCGGTCCGCGACGGCTTCACCGCCAAGATGTGCATTCACCCCGATCAGATCGACGTGGTCAACCGCATCTTCACGCCCTCGCCCGAGGCGGTGGCACGGGCGCGGCGCATCGTGGATGCCTTCGCGCAAGCAGGCGATGCCGGCGTTATCGGTCTCGACGGCGAGATGCTGGATGTGCCGCATCTGAAAGCAGCGAAGGCCCTGCTGGCCCGGGTGGCCGGCTAGTCTAGTGCCTTCAGCCGGCACGCATTAGAAACATCCATGTCGCCGAACTTCGTCTACCAGTTATACAGAGTGGCCTCCGAAATGCCGTGCTTGCGGGCAACATCACCCGCCTCACGCTCGCGCCGCCAAGAAAAGTGAACGGATCGCCGCCGAGCCGCCGCTGGCGTGTGATCAGGAAAAGTGGGCACCGGTTTTCCGTCCGATCACGCGCTACCCTAAGAACCCGATCACGTTTATCACTTCAGGTCGATTCGATCTGAAGTGATCGTGATCTAGGCGGCGGCGAATATCGTCTCTTCGCTTGCATCGGGCCGTCGATGCCTCAAGCCCTGGGCGCTGATGAGTCCGCTGGGTGGGCGGATACCTTCCGTTACGGCCGCTCTTGTGATATCATCAGTTTTCTTCTCGAACGTGGGACGGTTGGGCCAGCCCTACGGCTGGAAGGAGATGCCATGTCCAAACATTCGAGCCTCCTTTTGGCGATCTTCGCACCAGTGTTCGCCGCAGCCTCGCTAGCGCCCGCGGCGGAAATCGAAGACGACATCCAAGCCCAGATCAAGGCCTATCTCAATAAGCGGCCGGAGCGGGCGTTCCAGGTCGAGCAGGCTCCGGGCTCCCCCGTCGTCGTGCCGCCAGAGGCGCGGCGCGATCTGCGCTATACCTTTCAGAAGCGCATGGCGATTTCCGGCCACGGCATTCTCTTTGATATCGACGGCAAGCTGGTGAATCTCGAGCCGGGCGAGGCGGACAAGTTGCAGGCCGAACTTTTGGACGCGCTACGCCGGGAGGAGCCGGGCGGCAAGGGTGTGTCCGAGGATGCAGTCGCGAAGCTCGGCGATCTCGCCAAAGAACTCGACGGGCTTGCCTCACAAAAACTCGAACCCGAGCAGGCGGCGGCGCTACGCCATCTCTCCATTCGGGCGCTCGCCAATCGCCTCAATGACGAGCGGCGCAGCGCCTATCTGTGGCGTGCCAATTATCTCTGGCATCATTACAAGCTGAGCGATGCTTTCCGCCTGCGTCCTGAGATCCTGCAGGTCAGCGAGCGGCTGCGCGACATCCTGCGCGAGCTGTTCCGCCAGACCGCCTATATGGACGACTGCACCCGCGGCGGCGTGCCGGTACCGCCGGATTTCTCGGTCTCGGGCAGCGTGTGGGCGCATCAGGGCGATCTCACCATCAATATGCTCGATCCGGGCGGGGTGGCGGAGGTGTGGACCTGGGCCTCGTCCTCCTTGCGCGGCGCCTGCGTGGCATTGCCGCGTGGCACCGGGGGCGCCAACTCCTTCGCCGGTATCATCTGCCAGGGGGCGGAGAGCGGCAATGCCTGCTTTTGGGATAATATCGAGCGGGCAACCGGTAATCGGGTGCCGTGGGCGAGCGCGACCATGCACATCAACCAGCTCGAGGACGGCAGCGACCTCGTCGAAACCTGCCCTTCGTGCCACAAGGGCAACAATGTCTATCTGATGGCGCCCGACGATCCGACTTGGTGCCGGCTGTTGCGCGGCGGCCAGATAGGGGTTTCCTGCACGGCGCCGGACGGGGCCAACGCGGCGAATCTGACTCTCGAACTCGACGGCAATATCAACCCCATTCCACAGCCGATGACCTCGACAGTCCATTCGAGCTACCGGCCAATGTCAGGCACGCCGCCGCGGGGAGGCTGGAGCAACAGCGCCATGACGAACCCGAGCTGCGGCGGCCAGTGCCACCTGAACAGTGTGGGCAGCTTCACCGTACCGATGATGCCGCCGGCCTGCGGGATGGATTGCTATTGAACGAAAGTTTGTAGGACAGCGCATCTTGCCGCTGGATGGTCCGGCGAGCGCGAGTCGGATCCGAATACCCCGGCGGGGGGACCTGAAGCTGGTTCTTCCATTGGCCAGACAAGCCGGTGCGGCCACTGCCGCCACCGGTACTGCCGGCACAGCAATGTAGGAGGTAAACATGGCAAAGGGAGTGATTGTCTTTTTGGCCATATTCACTTCTATATTTTCTGATTTGCGAGAGAGTCACGCGCAGGCCGACATTGGAACAGAAATCGTTAGTTTAATAGCGGAAAAATGTCTGGACGTCGGAAATGGCAGTCTGACTTCTGGCTCAGATGTGAGGCAATACAGTTGTTACGAAGGCGCAAACCAGAAATGGATGGCACGAGATGCAAGCGCACCAGGATATGTGTACTTCGTGAATCAAAACAGCGGTCTATGTCTTGATGTCCGCATTGGTGGAGCACAGGATGGGACGCTGCAGCAGTATACCTGCCACTACCGCGACAATCAGCTATTCCGCCTTGAGCCGCAGGCGGACCCGGCGGGCGGAGTGCGCATCGTTGCAAAGCATTCGGGTTATTGCCTTGATGTTCCTTCGGGCAGTACTCAGGATGGGGTGTTGATCCAGCAATTCCCTTGTCATTTGGGTCGCAATCAGCGCTGGGTATACGCACCTAGTGGGCCTTATAGTTTTCAGGTATCTGCGACTCCCATCGGACGTCACCCCATCTCTCTCCGAGATGGTCAGTCCTACTCCTTTTCACTATCCAATCTTGTTGGAGTTGTTCCTTTCATGCATCTCTGGAGCAACGTCCACGGAAACGTTACGCCTCTGGGGCAGAACATGCTTGCCTCAAGGGTTCCCACTTTGAGTTACGTGGTTCCTGCCGGTAAAGGAGGGGCATATACCCTTTTCGTTCACGCAGCTCCTGGAGCCGCACCTGGCACGGCCACACTGACCGTTCGGGAGAATGGTTCAGTCCTCAGGCAAATTATGAACTTCTCGTTTGGGGGAACAGTGGTCGATGTTCCTCGCTCAACCAACTCATCCCCGTTTCGATATGAGACTGTCGCGTTGCCCGGCGGAGTTGAGAACACCTTCATCCTTGCGCTCAGTAACTT
This genomic stretch from Nordella sp. HKS 07 harbors:
- a CDS encoding MFS transporter, which encodes MVAGLRSVWVLLLAVTILSLGHGLHGSLVGVRASAENFDAATTGLIMSGYFAGLLLSSIVTPRIVQSVGHIRVFAAFASVVSTAVLLIPLWIDPIWWFLMRFVAGLCTSGLFIVCESWLNSASTNKNRGQLLSIYMIVTYAAMGLGQFLLNVADSSGFSRFIIVSALLSIAMLPLTLMRSETPSLAGTRSVTIAEIYRSSPLAIVATLASGLAQSAFFSMGAVYALMQGLPLSLVSLMMALPPLALIVSQYPAGLLSDRYDRRSIIMILSAVAAAIALISIPAAGISPTMLIGLFTIFGAIALPIYSLVIAHANDHMAKEQMLGASSKLVLLYGTGAMAGPSIAGFFMQYLGSSGFMTFMAVIYVIMAVHALWRRQQRPTDIKATAGDILKAGPMTTPVAAQARAEEGAVKPGAPG
- a CDS encoding response regulator; protein product: MTKCLLVDEDHEERQELSRLLGQYGFDMSETASADAALKLCRANSPDVVVTADRIGSMSAGEFVKRVRRAANGRKPVVLVYTEKANTDEIGSAIIEGAAEFLLKPFDRDLLEFKLKQVGLL
- a CDS encoding MaoC family dehydratase; translation: MPGLWFEEFEIGKVYSHSITRTVTEMDNMMFSCLTMNPQPLHIDRHFSARTEWGQPLMNSLFTLGLMIGISVNELTLGTTIANLGMTDVKFPAPLFQGDTVNVTTEVIAKRESKSRPEAGIVDFHHKAFKQDGTLVAECRRQAFMRKRPA
- a CDS encoding CoA ester lyase — encoded protein: MRSFLFVPADSEKKLRKALGGAADAVILDLEDSVALADKPKARALAREVLAAPRGSMKLFVRVNALTTGLTGDDLDAVTAAAPDGLVLPKSESGADVKRLVEMAGLPVVAIATETAASLFNLGTYGDCGPELLGLTWGMEDLAAALGAQANRDALGRPTGPYELARTLCLIGARAAGVEPIDAVYANFRDLAGLEVQCHDAVRDGFTAKMCIHPDQIDVVNRIFTPSPEAVARARRIVDAFAQAGDAGVIGLDGEMLDVPHLKAAKALLARVAG